In Kiritimatiellales bacterium, a single genomic region encodes these proteins:
- a CDS encoding restriction endonuclease subunit S, whose protein sequence is MHKNAQKKVPELRFPEFEGEWTNKSLSEFLIPTFREVNKPTALYKSIGVRSHAKGTFQKNDFDPTKVAMEKLFEVREGDLIVNITFAWEGAIAIAGKYDDGGLVSHRFPTYVFNNDIVCRDFFRSVFVRKRFRSVLELISPGGAGRNRVLSKSAFLNIQWDFPPILQEQQKIAALLSAVDRRIERLEKKRNLLKEYKKGLMQKLFSQTLRFTDDNGRPFPDWEEKRLGDVAEVNPYTDGFPDSFIYIDLESVVGGLLIQENQVRKENAPSRAQRVLKKGDILFQLVRPYQKNNFFFDRKGGFVASTGYAQLRTNQNKMFLYHWLHIEDFVRKVLLRCTGTSYPAINSRDLESIRILMPCIQEQKKIADCLSAMDRKIEQVEKRILQAREFKKGLLQKMFV, encoded by the coding sequence ATGCACAAAAACGCACAAAAAAAAGTTCCTGAACTCCGCTTTCCTGAGTTTGAGGGAGAGTGGACAAATAAATCCTTATCAGAATTTCTCATTCCAACTTTTCGGGAAGTGAACAAGCCAACTGCTTTATACAAATCCATTGGTGTACGAAGTCATGCAAAAGGGACTTTTCAAAAAAATGATTTTGATCCTACAAAAGTAGCGATGGAGAAGCTTTTCGAAGTGCGCGAAGGAGATCTTATTGTAAACATTACTTTTGCCTGGGAAGGTGCAATTGCTATTGCAGGGAAATATGATGATGGCGGATTGGTTTCTCATCGATTCCCGACTTATGTATTTAATAATGACATTGTTTGTAGAGATTTTTTTCGGTCAGTTTTTGTTCGAAAACGGTTTCGGTCTGTATTGGAATTAATTTCCCCCGGAGGTGCTGGGCGAAATCGAGTGCTTAGTAAATCTGCATTTTTAAATATACAATGGGATTTCCCTCCTATTCTCCAAGAACAACAAAAAATTGCCGCGTTGCTTTCTGCGGTGGATCGAAGGATTGAGAGGCTGGAGAAAAAACGGAATTTATTGAAAGAGTATAAAAAAGGGCTGATGCAAAAACTGTTCAGTCAAACTCTCCGCTTCACCGACGATAATGGCCGGCCTTTCCCCGATTGGGAAGAAAAACGGTTGGGGGATGTTGCTGAGGTAAATCCATATACTGATGGTTTCCCAGATAGTTTTATATATATTGATTTGGAAAGTGTTGTTGGCGGGCTATTAATCCAAGAAAATCAAGTGAGAAAAGAAAATGCGCCCAGCCGAGCTCAGCGTGTGTTGAAAAAAGGAGATATCCTTTTTCAATTGGTGCGGCCATATCAAAAAAATAACTTTTTCTTTGATCGCAAAGGCGGGTTCGTTGCATCGACAGGATATGCCCAATTAAGAACAAACCAAAATAAAATGTTCCTTTACCACTGGCTTCATATTGAAGATTTTGTCCGAAAAGTTCTCTTGCGATGTACGGGGACGAGCTACCCTGCAATCAATTCGAGAGATCTGGAATCAATTAGAATTTTAATGCCGTGCATTCAAGAACAGAAAAAAATCGCGGATTGTCTTTCTGCAATGGATCGAAAAATTGAACAGGTCGAAAAACGGATTTTACAAGCGCGCGAGTTTAAAAAAGGGCTTTTGCAAAAGATGTTTGTGTAA
- a CDS encoding four helix bundle suffix domain-containing protein: MAEGFIPPHGGYQDLQSYRKSLVVYQATRRFCREFFDRYDRTIDQMVQAARSGKQNIIEGSAASGTSKETELKLTNVARASLEELLEDYRDFMRDRGIAEWDKEHRYAQRLSVLCREPEADYETFRAAVEHKDPAIRVNAIAGLIKVTTYLLDQQIRRLEQDFLKEGGLRERMTRARIQVRDEQKRNWRKKNDGNN; encoded by the coding sequence GTGGCTGAGGGGTTTATTCCTCCGCACGGCGGCTATCAGGATTTGCAGTCGTACCGTAAGTCGCTGGTGGTGTATCAGGCGACGCGCCGGTTTTGCCGCGAGTTTTTCGACCGGTATGACCGCACGATTGATCAGATGGTGCAGGCGGCGCGCAGTGGTAAGCAGAATATTATTGAGGGAAGTGCGGCGTCCGGCACGTCAAAGGAAACCGAGCTGAAACTGACAAATGTTGCGCGTGCGAGTCTGGAGGAATTGCTGGAGGATTACCGCGATTTTATGCGTGACCGCGGAATTGCGGAGTGGGACAAGGAGCACCGCTATGCCCAACGGTTGAGTGTGCTGTGCCGCGAGCCGGAGGCGGATTATGAAACGTTCCGCGCGGCGGTGGAGCACAAGGATCCGGCCATCCGCGTCAACGCGATTGCCGGGCTGATTAAGGTGACAACGTATCTGCTGGATCAGCAGATCCGGCGGCTGGAACAGGATTTCCTGAAAGAAGGCGGCTTGCGCGAGCGGATGACGCGCGCGCGCATTCAGGTGCGGGATGAGCAGAAAAGGAACTGGCGGAAGAAAAATGACGGAAATAACTAA
- the ftsH gene encoding ATP-dependent zinc metalloprotease FtsH produces the protein MEKKIETPQTEKRDNPKKPPQVKAPVPMRNFFTIFLVIMGILMLLQMFTPSDQQSRMSYNPDFVELVKDGRIRNCEIMRTSNGDFITGEKTSLDAKTGRPEKFRVDVVITPDLLNMLQANNVTFKFRPDSQFMQIFWNVVPFVLVFGVIYFFLFRQMRAAGGKAMGFGKSRAKLLVKGDKKRITFADVAGAEEAKEELQEVVDFLKNPKRFQRLGGQMPKGLLLAGAPGTGKTLIAKAVAGEADVPFFSISGSDFVEMFVGVGASRVRDMFEQGRKHAPCIIFIDEIDAVGRSRFTGIGGGHDEREQTLNAMLVEMDGFDTTEGVIIIAATNRPDVLDPALLRPGRFDRRVYIDMPNLVGREEIFKIHVKKIKLSEQADLKRIARGTPGFSGADIMNLVNEAALLAARRGAEAVEQADFEEARDKVAWGRERRSHMLDDEEKKLTAYHEAGHAIVLAKTEESEPLHKVTIIPRGRALGATMQLPEKDRYTQGRKRLMGMLIGMMGGRAAEELVFGDVTTGAQNDIERATRIARAMVCEFGMSETLGPRNYGANQELIFLGREVNRTENHSEKKAEAIDEEIDKILTEAHTTARQILIDHRERLEQIAELLIKYETLAGEQVMEILETGLVPEDLLKSGSDAQPEVPPADLETPPDAEVTIAPEENGSPDK, from the coding sequence ATGGAAAAAAAGATCGAGACCCCGCAAACAGAAAAACGAGATAACCCCAAAAAGCCGCCGCAGGTGAAAGCGCCGGTGCCGATGCGCAATTTTTTCACCATCTTTCTGGTTATCATGGGCATACTGATGTTGCTGCAGATGTTTACGCCGTCAGATCAGCAAAGCCGGATGTCCTATAATCCCGATTTTGTCGAACTGGTGAAAGACGGGCGCATTCGCAACTGCGAAATTATGCGCACCAGTAACGGCGATTTTATCACCGGCGAAAAAACCTCTCTCGACGCCAAAACCGGCCGTCCTGAAAAATTCCGTGTCGATGTCGTTATTACGCCGGATCTGCTCAATATGCTGCAGGCGAATAATGTGACATTTAAATTTCGCCCGGATTCGCAGTTTATGCAGATTTTCTGGAATGTCGTCCCGTTCGTGCTCGTCTTCGGGGTGATCTATTTTTTCCTGTTCCGGCAGATGCGCGCCGCCGGCGGAAAAGCGATGGGTTTTGGCAAAAGCCGCGCCAAACTGCTTGTGAAAGGCGATAAAAAACGGATCACTTTTGCCGATGTCGCCGGCGCTGAAGAAGCCAAAGAAGAGTTGCAGGAAGTGGTCGACTTTCTGAAAAATCCGAAACGCTTTCAGCGGCTTGGCGGACAGATGCCGAAAGGGCTGTTACTCGCCGGAGCGCCCGGTACAGGAAAAACGCTGATCGCCAAAGCGGTCGCCGGCGAAGCGGACGTGCCGTTTTTCTCTATCAGCGGTTCCGACTTTGTTGAAATGTTTGTCGGCGTCGGCGCCAGCCGCGTGCGTGATATGTTCGAGCAGGGACGCAAACATGCACCGTGTATTATTTTCATCGACGAAATCGATGCTGTCGGCCGCAGCCGTTTCACCGGCATCGGCGGCGGACACGATGAGCGGGAACAGACGCTGAACGCTATGCTGGTTGAGATGGACGGCTTTGATACCACAGAAGGTGTCATTATTATTGCCGCCACCAATCGTCCCGACGTACTCGATCCGGCGCTGTTGCGTCCCGGACGTTTTGATCGGCGGGTGTATATTGACATGCCGAACCTTGTCGGCCGCGAAGAAATTTTTAAAATTCACGTCAAAAAAATCAAACTTTCCGAACAGGCGGATCTTAAGAGAATTGCGCGCGGCACACCCGGATTTTCCGGCGCCGATATCATGAACCTCGTCAACGAAGCGGCGCTGCTTGCCGCGCGGCGCGGCGCTGAAGCAGTTGAACAGGCCGACTTTGAAGAAGCGCGCGATAAAGTTGCATGGGGACGCGAGCGCCGCAGCCACATGCTTGATGACGAAGAGAAAAAATTAACCGCCTATCACGAAGCCGGGCACGCCATCGTCCTTGCCAAAACGGAAGAAAGCGAGCCGCTTCATAAAGTCACTATCATTCCGCGCGGCCGCGCTCTCGGCGCTACCATGCAGCTGCCGGAAAAAGACCGTTATACACAAGGCCGCAAGCGCCTTATGGGAATGCTCATCGGCATGATGGGCGGCCGCGCGGCTGAGGAGCTCGTTTTCGGCGACGTCACCACCGGCGCGCAGAACGACATCGAACGCGCCACGCGCATTGCGCGTGCGATGGTTTGCGAATTCGGCATGAGCGAAACACTCGGGCCGCGCAACTACGGCGCCAATCAGGAGCTCATATTCCTCGGCCGTGAAGTCAACCGCACCGAAAATCACAGTGAAAAAAAGGCGGAAGCTATCGACGAAGAGATCGATAAAATTCTGACTGAAGCTCACACCACCGCGCGGCAGATTTTAATAGATCATCGCGAGCGCCTTGAACAGATTGCCGAACTGCTGATCAAATATGAAACACTCGCCGGCGAGCAGGTTATGGAAATTCTGGAAACGGGACTCGTGCCTGAAGATCTGCTTAAAAGCGGTAGCGATGCGCAGCCTGAGGTTCCGCCCGCCGACCTTGAAACTCCGCCGGATGCCGAAGTCACCATTGCGCCGGAAGAAAACGGATCGCCGGACAAATAA
- a CDS encoding DEAD/DEAH box helicase, translating into MKLPFTQKILQDWAGWKAYRDGKLLFERGVVDSVEFDPPFVSGELALGIRGMRSRFEVLPDGLVDNLCPCRDNQEKGLICVHLVALGLAAIRQYSDPLREEKAAREKRQAERQRQFDESQYIQRVPADSPKAVSAILRIEMEGHWRTAAEGGRFPMLCSANYQGHMMPLNDVPRDLPLSFTPRDENLLFVLEDIVEGPAQGQFTAAENDFINLLQLFINKPLFVQGQEKPLTVSPEIAATRLSVLLDENTGELNLSIQTDVPDSGEKPLFIIGARAGWVFSGGTFRKIDALLPPPLRGIYHQAARIPRAAVPGFIQQEFPGLQLLIPVDTNISPDLFILKPAEPRFRLVVSGSRASLSARLYAEYGANTLIAAREEPAGHFAVPSAADIMEYQVRNIDAEKRALDQLAFSGFRGHRGDLLTSVVGTREVLNFLGGAVPRLRRYGWRIEMEGRIAPFMDEAEFTLPVIHIHESGNGFFDVGYEYESTGEQSLSESEIQRALNMGDAFVEKNGRTVLLDIDAIETARDIFRDCAVDAAGAGGLFRMNDIYAAYVQASLMSLDGVDVEAPPDWRLRAEKQNREEKITPEPLGETLEEILRPYQKEGVYWLRFLERSGFAGILADEMGLGKTLQTLTWLQFERINEAARGKPALIICPTSLVDNWGEEAAKFTPQLCVLKMQGADRHEHIGKIGNVDLVITSYALLRRDLDEYLKYEFSVTVLDEAQHIKNRTTQNAVAAKKIRALHKLVLTGTPIENSVADLWSIMDFLMPGYLSNHKAFREHYELPISHGGPDGSLAQLKLRRKLHPFLMRRLKKEVAKDLPPKIERVAFSTLSRDQYMVYRELLEHAKRKIGDMVAAQGFNRSRMQILKTLLRLRQTCCHLDLLKLPDLNSEFPSAKMELFFELVNEALDAQHRILVFSQFTSMLGILRREFETRGLKYCYLDGATQDRQRMVHQFNTDRSIPVFLISLKAGGSGLNLTGADMVIHYDPWWNPAVEDQATDRAHRIGQKNTVYSVKLITKDSVEEKVLEMQKRKKSVIDATLKKDSDFTRSLTWNDVQELLSL; encoded by the coding sequence ATGAAGCTGCCGTTTACACAGAAAATTCTGCAGGACTGGGCGGGATGGAAAGCATACCGCGACGGCAAACTGCTGTTTGAACGCGGCGTGGTAGACAGCGTGGAGTTTGATCCGCCGTTTGTTTCCGGCGAACTGGCGCTCGGTATACGCGGCATGCGCAGCAGGTTTGAAGTCCTGCCGGACGGACTGGTGGATAATCTGTGCCCGTGCCGCGACAATCAGGAAAAGGGTTTAATCTGTGTGCATCTGGTGGCGCTCGGCCTCGCCGCAATCCGGCAGTACAGCGATCCGCTGCGTGAAGAAAAAGCGGCGCGCGAAAAACGTCAGGCGGAACGGCAGAGGCAGTTTGACGAGTCGCAATATATTCAGCGCGTGCCGGCAGATTCGCCGAAGGCAGTTTCGGCGATTCTGCGGATTGAAATGGAAGGTCACTGGCGGACGGCGGCAGAAGGGGGGCGTTTCCCTATGCTCTGTTCCGCAAATTATCAGGGTCACATGATGCCGCTGAACGATGTTCCGCGCGATCTGCCGCTGTCGTTCACACCGCGCGACGAAAATCTGCTGTTCGTGCTTGAAGATATTGTTGAAGGTCCGGCGCAGGGACAGTTTACCGCGGCTGAAAATGATTTTATCAATCTCCTGCAGCTGTTCATCAATAAACCGCTGTTTGTACAGGGACAGGAAAAACCGCTGACGGTATCGCCGGAAATTGCGGCGACGCGGCTCAGCGTTCTGCTGGATGAAAATACCGGCGAGTTGAATCTGTCGATTCAAACCGATGTACCGGACAGCGGTGAAAAACCGCTGTTCATTATCGGCGCCCGCGCCGGCTGGGTTTTTTCCGGCGGGACATTCCGGAAAATCGATGCACTGCTGCCGCCGCCGCTGCGCGGAATTTATCATCAGGCTGCGCGCATTCCGCGCGCCGCTGTTCCCGGTTTTATCCAGCAGGAATTTCCGGGGCTGCAGCTTTTGATTCCGGTAGACACCAATATTTCGCCGGATCTGTTTATCCTAAAACCGGCGGAGCCGCGTTTCCGGCTGGTTGTCAGCGGCAGCCGTGCATCGCTCTCCGCCAGGCTTTATGCGGAATACGGGGCCAACACGCTCATCGCCGCGCGTGAAGAGCCCGCCGGACATTTTGCTGTCCCGAGCGCCGCCGATATTATGGAATATCAGGTGCGCAACATCGACGCCGAAAAACGCGCGCTCGATCAGCTGGCTTTTTCCGGTTTTCGCGGACATCGCGGCGATCTGCTTACGTCGGTCGTCGGCACGCGCGAAGTGCTGAATTTTCTCGGCGGCGCGGTGCCGCGCCTGCGCCGTTACGGCTGGCGTATCGAAATGGAGGGACGCATTGCGCCGTTTATGGACGAAGCCGAGTTTACATTGCCGGTCATTCATATTCACGAATCCGGCAACGGATTTTTCGACGTCGGCTACGAATATGAAAGCACCGGCGAACAGAGTTTAAGCGAAAGCGAAATTCAGCGCGCCCTGAATATGGGCGATGCTTTCGTTGAGAAAAACGGGCGTACCGTTCTGCTTGATATTGATGCTATTGAAACTGCCCGCGATATTTTTCGCGACTGTGCAGTGGATGCCGCCGGCGCCGGCGGTTTATTCCGCATGAACGATATTTATGCCGCTTATGTGCAGGCGTCGCTCATGTCGCTCGACGGCGTCGACGTCGAGGCGCCGCCGGACTGGCGGCTGCGCGCCGAAAAACAAAACCGTGAAGAAAAAATCACACCGGAACCGCTCGGTGAAACGCTGGAAGAGATCTTACGCCCGTATCAGAAAGAGGGCGTCTACTGGCTGCGCTTTCTTGAACGCAGCGGCTTTGCAGGAATTCTGGCCGACGAAATGGGTCTGGGAAAAACACTGCAGACATTAACCTGGCTGCAGTTCGAGCGCATTAACGAAGCCGCGCGCGGAAAGCCGGCGCTCATTATCTGTCCAACGAGTCTCGTCGATAACTGGGGGGAAGAGGCGGCGAAATTTACACCGCAGCTGTGCGTGCTGAAAATGCAGGGCGCCGACCGGCATGAGCACATCGGAAAAATCGGCAATGTCGATCTCGTTATTACATCCTACGCATTACTCCGGCGCGACCTGGATGAATATCTGAAATATGAATTTTCCGTTACGGTGCTCGACGAAGCGCAGCACATCAAAAACCGCACGACGCAAAACGCGGTGGCGGCTAAAAAAATCCGCGCGCTGCATAAACTCGTACTCACCGGAACGCCGATCGAGAACAGCGTTGCCGACCTGTGGTCGATCATGGATTTCCTGATGCCGGGCTATCTCAGCAATCATAAAGCTTTTCGCGAACATTATGAATTGCCGATTTCTCACGGCGGACCGGACGGCAGTCTCGCGCAACTGAAACTCCGGCGCAAGCTGCATCCGTTCCTCATGCGGCGGCTGAAAAAAGAGGTTGCCAAAGATCTGCCGCCGAAAATCGAACGCGTTGCATTCAGCACGCTCAGCAGGGATCAGTACATGGTCTATCGCGAGCTGCTCGAACATGCGAAACGTAAAATCGGCGATATGGTCGCGGCGCAGGGGTTCAACCGTTCGCGCATGCAGATTCTCAAAACGCTGCTCCGCCTGCGCCAGACCTGCTGCCACCTGGATCTGCTGAAACTGCCGGATTTGAACAGTGAATTTCCGTCGGCAAAGATGGAGCTGTTTTTTGAACTGGTCAACGAGGCGCTCGATGCGCAGCACCGCATTCTCGTCTTCAGTCAGTTTACATCCATGCTCGGAATACTGCGCCGCGAGTTTGAAACGCGCGGTCTGAAATACTGTTATCTCGACGGTGCAACCCAGGACCGGCAGCGCATGGTGCATCAGTTTAATACCGACCGCTCCATTCCGGTATTTTTAATCAGCCTGAAAGCCGGCGGCAGCGGACTGAACCTCACCGGCGCCGACATGGTTATCCATTATGACCCGTGGTGGAATCCGGCGGTGGAAGATCAGGCCACGGACCGTGCGCACCGTATCGGTCAGAAAAACACCGTTTACAGCGTAAAACTTATCACCAAAGATTCCGTTGAAGAAAAAGTTCTTGAAATGCAGAAACGTAAAAAAAGTGTCATTGATGCCACTTTGAAAAAGGACAGCGACTTTACCCGCAGTCTCACCTGGAACGATGTTCAGGAGCTGCTGTCGTTATAA
- a CDS encoding type I restriction-modification system subunit M, translated as MSGDQKRQLEQKLWSIANELRGKMDADEFRDYILGFIFYKYLSEKQCLYANKLLKGEKTEEYRNLTDNDLLKAIHDESLETLGYFLKPAELFESLVERGSSRAEKSAGDESAPNYILDDLENVLTHIEQSTMGTESEDDFNALFEDIDLQSTKLGRSVSARNELIVKVLSHLNGIDFKLEDTRADILGDAYEYLIGQFAAGAGKKAGEFYTPQQVSTVLARIVTTGKNKLRSVYDPACGSGSLLLRVAKEADVAEFFGQEMNRTTFNLCRMNMILHGVHYRDFDIQQEDTLEAPRHLNFRFEAVVANPPFSANWKGKNNPLHLTDERFCEYGAPAPTSKADFAFVQHMIYQLADNGTMACVLPHGVLFRGGAEGTIRRHMIQELNVLDAVIGLPANLFYGTSIPACILVIKKCRQKDDSILFIDASGEGHFEKVKNQNVLRDADVDLIVKTYRERNVIDKFSVEASLSEIEENDWNLNIPRYVDTFEEEAPVDLEAVAKELKKLDERMVETDREIAGFCKELGIPAPF; from the coding sequence ATGTCAGGAGATCAGAAGCGGCAGCTGGAGCAGAAGCTGTGGAGTATTGCGAATGAACTGCGCGGCAAAATGGATGCCGACGAGTTTCGCGATTATATTCTCGGATTTATCTTTTATAAATATCTGTCAGAAAAACAGTGTTTATATGCCAACAAACTGCTGAAAGGCGAAAAAACGGAAGAGTACCGGAATCTGACAGACAATGATCTTTTAAAAGCCATTCACGATGAATCGCTCGAAACGCTGGGCTATTTTCTGAAACCGGCAGAGCTGTTTGAATCGCTGGTGGAACGGGGCAGTTCCCGCGCGGAAAAATCCGCCGGCGATGAGTCCGCTCCGAACTATATTCTCGACGACCTCGAAAATGTACTGACGCATATTGAGCAGAGTACAATGGGAACGGAGAGCGAAGACGATTTCAACGCGCTGTTTGAGGATATTGATCTGCAGTCAACCAAGCTCGGACGCAGCGTTTCCGCGCGGAATGAACTGATTGTGAAGGTGCTGTCGCATCTGAACGGCATTGATTTTAAGCTGGAGGATACCCGCGCCGATATTCTCGGCGACGCCTATGAATATCTGATTGGACAGTTTGCCGCCGGCGCCGGCAAAAAAGCCGGCGAGTTTTATACTCCGCAGCAGGTGTCCACCGTGCTGGCGCGGATTGTTACCACCGGAAAAAACAAACTGCGGTCGGTTTATGATCCAGCCTGCGGCTCCGGCTCGCTGCTGCTGCGCGTGGCGAAAGAGGCGGACGTGGCGGAATTTTTCGGACAGGAGATGAACCGCACCACCTTCAACCTCTGCCGTATGAATATGATTCTCCACGGTGTGCATTACCGCGATTTTGATATTCAGCAGGAGGACACGCTCGAAGCGCCGCGACATTTAAATTTCCGTTTTGAAGCGGTGGTTGCCAATCCGCCCTTTTCCGCCAACTGGAAAGGCAAAAATAATCCGCTGCACCTGACCGACGAACGGTTCTGTGAATACGGCGCGCCGGCGCCGACCAGTAAAGCGGATTTTGCATTTGTTCAGCACATGATCTATCAGCTGGCCGACAACGGAACCATGGCGTGCGTTCTGCCGCACGGCGTTCTGTTCCGCGGCGGCGCGGAGGGCACAATCCGCCGGCACATGATTCAGGAGCTGAATGTACTGGATGCGGTCATCGGACTGCCGGCAAATCTGTTTTACGGTACATCTATTCCCGCCTGTATTCTGGTGATTAAAAAATGCCGGCAGAAAGATGATTCCATTCTGTTTATCGACGCCAGCGGCGAGGGCCATTTTGAAAAGGTGAAAAACCAGAATGTACTGCGCGACGCAGATGTCGATCTGATTGTGAAAACCTACCGCGAGCGGAATGTGATTGATAAATTCAGCGTTGAAGCCTCGCTCTCGGAAATTGAGGAGAACGACTGGAATCTGAATATCCCGCGGTATGTGGATACCTTTGAAGAGGAAGCGCCGGTGGATCTGGAGGCGGTGGCAAAAGAACTGAAAAAACTGGACGAGCGTATGGTTGAAACGGATCGTGAAATTGCGGGATTCTGTAAAGAGCTCGGCATTCCGGCGCCGTTTTGA
- a CDS encoding TetR family transcriptional regulator, whose translation MKRTKAEAMATKESVLKSALVLFSERGYTRTTFTDIARRIGMTRGAVYWHFENKQTLLAELIDHMHAQKQERVGLNAADIRSISDFRAAFVAYAKLLTDPVIRKFEFFLNYQMEWSEELLTQTHEMMAKLRNDPLDELKKSLSAPAIKAQLRPDVNLDHLVITLASFWVGLSNIYLGHSGEVNSNGTKRNGTALLDQMDIEKAAADGFDLIIGSVLKKESEHE comes from the coding sequence ATGAAGAGGACGAAAGCGGAAGCGATGGCGACGAAGGAGAGCGTGTTGAAGTCGGCTCTCGTGCTGTTCAGTGAAAGAGGTTACACCCGCACAACGTTCACTGATATTGCCCGCCGGATCGGTATGACGCGCGGTGCAGTATACTGGCATTTTGAAAATAAACAGACGCTGCTGGCGGAGCTGATAGATCATATGCATGCACAGAAGCAGGAGCGGGTGGGCCTCAATGCGGCAGATATCCGTTCGATCTCAGATTTCCGTGCGGCGTTTGTTGCGTACGCAAAACTGTTGACGGATCCGGTTATCCGCAAATTTGAATTTTTCCTGAATTATCAAATGGAATGGTCGGAGGAGCTTTTGACGCAAACGCATGAGATGATGGCAAAACTTCGGAATGACCCGCTGGATGAATTGAAAAAAAGTTTGTCGGCACCGGCGATCAAAGCGCAGCTGCGGCCGGATGTGAATCTGGATCATCTGGTGATCACGCTGGCATCGTTCTGGGTAGGTCTTTCAAATATTTATCTGGGACATTCCGGTGAGGTGAATTCCAACGGGACAAAAAGGAACGGTACGGCGTTGCTGGATCAAATGGATATCGAGAAAGCGGCGGCGGACGGGTTTGATTTGATTATAGGGTCAGTTTTAAAGAAGGAGTCTGAGCATGAGTAA
- a CDS encoding efflux RND transporter periplasmic adaptor subunit: MSKKKAVLTYGSTAVISLAAGWGLHRPVSSMVSGDTPAMPAIQIPAVTAVQTKEELIKPAAEYIAVVEPVQRVGVRTEVPGYIEKVHFTEGALVNEGDLLFTIDPSQYKAAVGVRRAELARAEAELNRAEKYYKRVMTADKRSVSQVDIDTAESDLFSARAAIQQAEANLNLAQIDLNYTEVRAPVKGRIGVAIFTKGNYVTSSSGSLANIVQFDPVRVTFSMTDREYLAFLRADLAGQGHLRTATVRLPDGTMAPGEGKKDFDDNAMNPSTGTIAIRYQFNNQDGLLVPDGYVTAVLHNPNDEKGIMIPQRAIMTGVDGMFVFLVDADGGVSSAPVTAGKAIEGRVVITSGLKAGDRVIVDGLQKTGPGGTVKVSLIEGK, translated from the coding sequence ATGAGTAAGAAGAAGGCGGTTTTAACGTACGGCAGCACAGCCGTGATTTCACTGGCGGCCGGCTGGGGGCTGCATCGTCCGGTTTCAAGCATGGTTTCCGGCGACACGCCGGCAATGCCGGCAATTCAGATTCCGGCGGTAACGGCGGTACAAACAAAAGAGGAGCTCATTAAACCGGCGGCGGAATATATCGCCGTAGTGGAGCCGGTTCAGCGCGTCGGCGTTCGCACTGAGGTCCCGGGATACATTGAAAAGGTTCATTTTACAGAAGGCGCACTGGTGAACGAGGGCGACCTGCTGTTTACGATCGATCCGTCGCAGTACAAAGCTGCCGTCGGTGTGCGCCGGGCAGAGCTTGCGCGGGCAGAGGCGGAGCTGAACCGCGCCGAAAAATATTATAAGCGCGTGATGACGGCGGATAAGCGCAGCGTTTCGCAGGTGGATATTGATACGGCGGAAAGCGATCTGTTCAGCGCCAGAGCGGCGATTCAACAGGCGGAGGCCAATTTGAATCTGGCGCAGATTGATTTGAATTATACGGAAGTGCGTGCGCCGGTTAAAGGGCGTATCGGTGTGGCGATCTTCACCAAAGGAAATTACGTCACTTCCTCTTCCGGCAGTCTCGCGAACATTGTTCAGTTTGATCCGGTGCGTGTAACATTTTCAATGACCGACCGCGAATATCTTGCATTCCTCCGCGCCGATCTTGCCGGTCAGGGTCATCTGCGCACAGCTACCGTCCGTCTGCCGGACGGCACGATGGCGCCGGGTGAAGGCAAAAAGGATTTTGACGATAACGCGATGAATCCGTCCACCGGAACCATTGCGATCCGCTATCAGTTTAACAATCAAGACGGGCTGCTCGTACCGGACGGTTATGTAACAGCGGTATTGCACAACCCGAATGATGAAAAGGGTATCATGATTCCGCAGCGCGCCATCATGACCGGCGTAGACGGCATGTTTGTGTTTCTGGTGGATGCCGACGGCGGCGTTTCGTCTGCGCCGGTGACTGCCGGAAAAGCGATCGAGGGGCGCGTAGTAATCACCTCCGGCTTAAAAGCCGGTGACCGCGTGATTGTTGACGGCCTGCAGAAAACAGGGCCCGGCGGAACAGTGAAGGTCTCTCTCATTGAAGGGAAATAA